The DNA region CATCCGAGTGGTGCACATCGCTCCGGGGCCGACACCGACCTTGACGATCGAGGCGCCGGCATTCAGCAGATCGCGGGTGCCCTCGGCCGACACCACGTTGCCGGCCGCCAGCGGCAGGCCCAGGCCGAGCGAGGACACCGCTTTGACCGCGTCGATCATCTTGGCCTGGTGGCCGTGTGCGGTGTCGACGACGAGCACGTCGACACCGGCCTCGGCGAGTGCGGTGGCCTTCGCCGCGACATCGCCGTTGATCCCTACCGCCGCGGCGATCCGCAGGCGACCGGCCGCATCGACAGCAGGGTTGTAGATGCCGGCCCGAATCGCGCCGGTGCGGGTCAGGATTCCCGCGAGCGTGCCGTCGGGTTCGGTCATCAGAGCGACCCCTGAGGGCGCGTGCTCGAGAAGGTCGAAGACCTTGCGCGGGTCCGTTCCCAACGGTGCGGTGACGATGTCTGTGGCGGCGATATCGCGCACCCTGGTGAAGCGGTCGATGCCGGAACACGCCGACTCGGTGACCAGCCCGACGGGGCGGTTCTCGAACACCACCACCGCCGCACCGTGCGCACGTTTGTGGATCAGGGCGCAGGCGTCGGAGACCGAGGCCTCCGGCGACAACGTCACGGGCGTATCGGCCACCAGGTCGCGACTCTTGACGAAGTCGACGGTGTCCTTGACCGCTTGCATCGGAAGATCCTGCGGGAGCACGACGATGCCACCGCGGCGCGCGACGGTCTCGGCCATCCGGCGACCGGCCACCGCCGTCATGTTCGCGACGACCACCGGGATGGTGGTGCCGGTCCCGTCCGACGTCGACAGGTCGACGTCGAACCGTGATGCGACGTCGCTGCGATTGGGCACGACGAAGACGTCGTTGTAGGTCAGCTCGTACGGCGGCTCGTGGCCGTCCAGAAACCTCATCGTGGCACTGCGCCTCTCAGGCCGACCGCGGTCAGGCCTCGACCTCGCTGCGATCCCCGCTCCACAGCGTGTGGAACCTCTTGGCCGGATCGGTGTCGATCCGACCGTAGGTGTGTGCGCCGAAGAAATCGCGCAGCCCCTGGGTCAGGGCCGCCGGCAGCCGCTCGGTGCGCAGCCCGTCGTAGTACGACAGCGCCGAACTGAACCCGGGGATCGGGATGCCCAACTCGGTGGCCTTGACGACCACGCGACGCCAGCTGTCGATGGCGTTCTCGATCGCGGCACGGAAGTACGGATCGACGATCAGGCTCGGCAGGTCTGGGTCGTTGTCGAACGCGTCCTTGATCCTGTTGAGGAACTTGGCGCGGATGATGCAGCCGCCGCGCCAGATGGTCGCCATGTCGCCGGGGGTGATGCCCCAGTCGTACTCGGCCGAGCCTGCCTGGATCTGGTTGAACCCCTGGGCATAGGCGATGATCTTCGATGCGTACAGGGCCTGGCGGATGTCCTCGGTGAATTGCGCGGCGTCGGAGGGCTTCTGGCCGAGATCACCTGAAGCGAGTCCGGTGGTCGCCTTGCGCTGGGCCACCGAACCCGACAGCGCGCGGGCGAATACCGCCTCGGCAATCCCGGTGACGGGCACTCCCAGGTCGAGAGCGGACTTCACCGTCCACCGGCCGGTGCCCTTCTGCTCGGCTTCATCGAGGATCAGGTCGACCAGCGGCTTGCCGGTCTTGGCGTCGGTCTGGCGCAGGACCTCCGCGGTGATCTCCACCAGGAAGCTGTCGAGGTCACCGGAGTTCCACTCCTCGAAGACGTCGGCGATCTCGGGCGCGGACTTACCCAGGCCATCGCGCAGCAGCTGGTAGGCCTCGCCGATCAACTGCATGTCGGAGTATTCGATGCCGTTGTGCACCATCTTGACGAAATGGCCTGCGCCGTCGGGTCCGATGTGGGTGCAGCAGGGCACACCGTCGACATGCGCCGAGATCTCCTCGAGCAGCGGACCCAGGCTCTCGTAGGACTCGGCGGGCCCGCCCGGCATGATCGACGGCCCGTTGAGCGCGCCCTCCTCGCCGCCGGAGATGCCCGCGCCCACGAAGTGCAGGCCGCGGGCACGAATCGCCTTCTCGCGACGGATGGTGTCGGTGTAGAGGGCGTTGCCGCCGTCGATGATGATGTCGCCTTCCTCCATCGCGTCGGCGAGCTCGTCGATCACGGCGTCGGTCGGGTCGCCGGCCTTCACCATGATCAAGACACGTCGCGGCTTCTCAAGCGCGGCAAGGAATTCCGGGATCGTCTCGCTGCGGACGAAGTCACCGTCGGAGCCGTGCTCGGCCAGCAGCGCGTCGGTCTTGGCGATCGAGCGGTTGTGCAGCGCCACCGTGTACCCGTGTTTGGCGAAGTTACGGGCGATGTTCGATCCCATGACGGCAAGACCGGTGACACCGATCTGCGCGGTGGCGGGGGACTGCGACGAGCTCATAGACGAAACCCTTTCGATGTCTTGTGGCGGCACAGCTTCTCAGTCATCAAACACCCAGTGTGTTCCGGGCGCTCAGGCAAGGAACAGCCGATGGAGCTCGGTCAACCACGGAACCGCCAACGCGACGGTCGGGATGACGAGCACAGCTGCCGCGGCGACGTAGGCACCGACCGCGAGGCTCAGACTGTTGGGCCTGCCCGCGAGCCGGCGCACCCGCACCACCGTCGTCGGCCCACCTGCGGCCAGGGCCCCACGGGGCGTACGCCCGGAGGCGCAGGCGACCAGCGCGCGCGCCAGCGGGGTGGGTCCTGCGGTGCGCACCGCGGAGTCGTCGGCCAGCAGTTCGATCAGCAGACGCACGGCGTCGAGCGCATTGGCGCTGCGGACGAATCGGGGAAACGCGGCGTGCACCGCTGTGAACATCTCCAGAACGAGGTCGTGACGGGCGCGCAGGTGGGCGTGCTCGTGCGCAAGGATCGCGGTGATCTCGCTGCCCGACAGCGTGTTCAGCACGCCCTCGCTGACGACGACGCGGCTGCGGACCCCGGGCAGGCAGTACGCAAGCGGCTCGGCGACGTCGAGGATCCGCAGTTCGCCTCCGTTGAGCGGACGCGGGTGATGGCCACACAGCTGCGACGTGGTGACGTGTGATGAGCCGACGAGATCAACCACCATCCGGTGGCGGGCGCGGCGGCGGCGGGTGGCGATCGCGACGTTGACCACCGAGGCGATCAGCCGGGCACCGATCATCAGCGTGAGGGCGAAGACGAACACGTAGGCCGCCCACAGCGGCCACCCGAGAACGGCGATCTCACTGGTGAATGTCGCGGTGGGGCGTCCGTCCTCGCCCGGCACGAACAGCCGACTGGCGATGGCGATTCCGGCGGAGAATGCCGACAGGACCGCGGCCAACGCGATGGACTGCCACAGCACGATGGCCGCCCGCGGTGCGCGCAGTGGCCAGCTCGCTCGCGCCAGCATCGCGGGCACCGGCCCCGACAGGAGCAGAGCAACGATGGTGAAGGCCAGCGCGGACACGCTGTAAGTCTCTCTCAGGCGGTACCCGCACCGCCAGCGGGTGGGTTGTGACGTTCTTTGTCTTCGAGTTCGGCCAGCGCACGGCGTAGTGCGGCGGCCTCGTCGGCCCCGACGCGCTCGACAAAATGCACCAGGGCGGCCTCCCGGCTGCCCGAGTCGGCGGCCTGGTCGAGTGCGTCGACCATCAGCCCGGCTACCAACTCGTCGCGACCATGCGTCGGCGCGTAGCGGTGTGCCCGATCGTCGCGGTGTTGAACGACAAGATTTTTCTTGGCCAGCCGCTGGAGCACGGTCATGATCGTCGTGTAGGCGAGGTCGCGATGCGCTGCGAGCGCTTCGTGCACCTGGCGCACAGTTTGCGGCTCGTTCGAGGACCACAAGTGGTCCATCACAGATCGCTCAAGCTCCCCGAGCCGTGTCACCTTGGCCATCTTTCGTCCATCTCCTACCGGCTGTAGCTCAAAGCGTACTACGCGGCTACTACCGCGTGTCGTATCACTTCCGTGGCTACCCGTTTCATACCCGTCACCGGGACAACCGATGCCAACGCATCCGCGTTCACCGGCCGTCTCATCGAGGCTTGTGAGTCCAGTCACAGCGGGTAGCTCCTTCGACGCGTCGCACTATAGTAAGGCTAACCTAACTCAGATTGGAGGTGTCATGACTGTCGCCATCGAGGATCCGCTCATCGCGGGCATGGCGGTCCGGCGCACGCTGCCGATACACGAGTCCAGCCGGCGACTCCGGGAGTTGTATCGCGAATGCCCCCGCGTCTACGGCGTGGCAGTGATGGGCGATCTGTCCCGCCGGCGTTGGTGGCCACTGGCAGAGATCATGACCACCGACCGGCTTCAGACGATGTTCGACGCGGGCGTCGCCGAAACCGAAAGTCACGCTGCCGTGGCTCAACAACTCGCCGCCACCTTCGCCCACGTCGTCGTCGGTCGCGTGATACCGCTCCTGGTGCTCGAGGGACGCGCCTGGGATACCGGTCTGGAGAACCTCTGGGTGCACGTCGACTCCGAAGGCGCGATCGACTGGGTCGGCGTGGTCGATCCGACGGTTCGCGGCCTACCTGATGACCCGTTCTTCTACAACCGATCCTCGACGGGCGTAGCCAGGTCGGCACAGGACGGAATCGTTGCGCTGCCCAGCGAGGCGGCGTTGACGACATGGATCGCCCATCGCAGTCACCGCGCCCTGAGCCCGTTGTTCTCAAAGCTCGCAACGGTCAGCGGAGGCGCGATGACAGTGGCGTCGATGTGGCACATCGTCGGCGGATCCGTTGTGGG from Mycobacterium sp. DL includes:
- a CDS encoding GuaB1 family IMP dehydrogenase-related protein produces the protein MRFLDGHEPPYELTYNDVFVVPNRSDVASRFDVDLSTSDGTGTTIPVVVANMTAVAGRRMAETVARRGGIVVLPQDLPMQAVKDTVDFVKSRDLVADTPVTLSPEASVSDACALIHKRAHGAAVVVFENRPVGLVTESACSGIDRFTRVRDIAATDIVTAPLGTDPRKVFDLLEHAPSGVALMTEPDGTLAGILTRTGAIRAGIYNPAVDAAGRLRIAAAVGINGDVAAKATALAEAGVDVLVVDTAHGHQAKMIDAVKAVSSLGLGLPLAAGNVVSAEGTRDLLNAGASIVKVGVGPGAMCTTRMMTGVGRPQFSAVVECATAAKQLGGHVWADGGVRHPRDVALALAAGASNVMIGSWFAGTYESPGDLLRDRDGQPYKESYGMASKRAVAARTSADSAFDRARKALFEEGISTSKMNLDPSRGGVEDLLDHITSGVRSTCTYVGAATLAELHEKVVLGVQSAAGFAEGHPLPTGW
- the gndA gene encoding NADP-dependent phosphogluconate dehydrogenase; this translates as MSSSQSPATAQIGVTGLAVMGSNIARNFAKHGYTVALHNRSIAKTDALLAEHGSDGDFVRSETIPEFLAALEKPRRVLIMVKAGDPTDAVIDELADAMEEGDIIIDGGNALYTDTIRREKAIRARGLHFVGAGISGGEEGALNGPSIMPGGPAESYESLGPLLEEISAHVDGVPCCTHIGPDGAGHFVKMVHNGIEYSDMQLIGEAYQLLRDGLGKSAPEIADVFEEWNSGDLDSFLVEITAEVLRQTDAKTGKPLVDLILDEAEQKGTGRWTVKSALDLGVPVTGIAEAVFARALSGSVAQRKATTGLASGDLGQKPSDAAQFTEDIRQALYASKIIAYAQGFNQIQAGSAEYDWGITPGDMATIWRGGCIIRAKFLNRIKDAFDNDPDLPSLIVDPYFRAAIENAIDSWRRVVVKATELGIPIPGFSSALSYYDGLRTERLPAALTQGLRDFFGAHTYGRIDTDPAKRFHTLWSGDRSEVEA
- a CDS encoding M56 family metallopeptidase, which produces MSALAFTIVALLLSGPVPAMLARASWPLRAPRAAIVLWQSIALAAVLSAFSAGIAIASRLFVPGEDGRPTATFTSEIAVLGWPLWAAYVFVFALTLMIGARLIASVVNVAIATRRRRARHRMVVDLVGSSHVTTSQLCGHHPRPLNGGELRILDVAEPLAYCLPGVRSRVVVSEGVLNTLSGSEITAILAHEHAHLRARHDLVLEMFTAVHAAFPRFVRSANALDAVRLLIELLADDSAVRTAGPTPLARALVACASGRTPRGALAAGGPTTVVRVRRLAGRPNSLSLAVGAYVAAAAVLVIPTVALAVPWLTELHRLFLA
- a CDS encoding BlaI/MecI/CopY family transcriptional regulator encodes the protein MAKVTRLGELERSVMDHLWSSNEPQTVRQVHEALAAHRDLAYTTIMTVLQRLAKKNLVVQHRDDRAHRYAPTHGRDELVAGLMVDALDQAADSGSREAALVHFVERVGADEAAALRRALAELEDKERHNPPAGGAGTA
- a CDS encoding iron reductase, translated to MTVAIEDPLIAGMAVRRTLPIHESSRRLRELYRECPRVYGVAVMGDLSRRRWWPLAEIMTTDRLQTMFDAGVAETESHAAVAQQLAATFAHVVVGRVIPLLVLEGRAWDTGLENLWVHVDSEGAIDWVGVVDPTVRGLPDDPFFYNRSSTGVARSAQDGIVALPSEAALTTWIAHRSHRALSPLFSKLATVSGGAMTVASMWHIVGGSVVGASTQIPLLAGSSEVVSMRRGQAVLDAFVGFGLPVRGTSRMLSGKVLLN